Proteins encoded in a region of the Haloarchaeobius salinus genome:
- the twy1 gene encoding 4-demethylwyosine synthase TYW1 codes for MSESDGPMQVDDPNYHSVNHTAAQTCGWTKNALTGDGKCYKYAFYGIESHRCMQMTPVVKCNERCVFCWRDHAGHAYELGDVEWDDPAAVADATLELQRELLAGYGGNDEVPREVFEQAMEPRHVAISLDGEPTLYPYLPELIDEFHARDITTFLVSNGTNPELLARCDPTQLYVSVDAPERHTFDSVVKAVEDDAWERLVDTMDVLAEKEETRTVLRTTLVDGENMRDPDWYAAFYRRAKPDFVELKAYMHVGHSRGRLDRSAMPDHEDVLAFAGDVAEHMPEHDELKDVPNSRVALLARDADTWVPKLNKDSEFWAEDPLVDY; via the coding sequence ATGAGCGAGTCCGACGGCCCCATGCAGGTCGACGACCCGAACTACCACAGCGTCAACCACACCGCGGCCCAGACCTGCGGCTGGACGAAGAACGCGCTGACGGGGGACGGGAAGTGCTACAAGTACGCGTTCTACGGCATCGAGTCGCACCGCTGTATGCAGATGACGCCGGTGGTGAAGTGCAACGAGCGCTGCGTGTTCTGCTGGCGGGACCACGCAGGCCACGCGTACGAACTGGGCGACGTGGAGTGGGACGACCCGGCCGCCGTGGCCGACGCCACCCTCGAACTCCAGCGCGAGCTGCTGGCGGGCTACGGCGGGAACGACGAGGTGCCCCGGGAGGTGTTCGAGCAGGCGATGGAGCCGCGCCACGTCGCCATCAGTCTCGACGGCGAGCCGACGCTGTACCCCTACCTGCCGGAGCTCATCGACGAGTTCCACGCACGCGACATCACGACGTTCCTGGTCTCGAACGGGACGAACCCGGAGCTGCTGGCGCGCTGTGACCCCACGCAGCTCTACGTCTCGGTCGACGCGCCGGAGCGCCACACGTTCGACAGCGTGGTCAAGGCCGTCGAGGACGATGCGTGGGAGCGCCTCGTCGACACGATGGACGTGCTCGCCGAGAAGGAGGAGACCCGCACCGTGCTGCGGACGACGCTGGTGGATGGCGAGAACATGCGCGACCCGGACTGGTACGCCGCGTTCTACCGGCGCGCGAAGCCGGACTTCGTGGAGCTGAAGGCGTACATGCACGTCGGGCACTCGCGGGGGAGACTCGACCGGTCGGCGATGCCCGACCACGAGGACGTGCTCGCGTTCGCCGGGGACGTCGCCGAGCACATGCCCGAGCACGACGAGCTCAAGGACGTGCCGAACTCGCGGGTCGCGCTGCTGGCTCGCGACGCGGACACGTGGGTGCCGAAGCTGAACAAGGACAGCGAGTTCTGGGCCGAGGACCCGCTCGTCGACTACTGA
- a CDS encoding DUF7544 domain-containing protein: MTLYALEDVDDAYRATRNLLTPIDRTIWVKLAVVVFFLGLPGVSGNSGQFGFGGDSGGGTMQPGQPFQDPGGGFWLVVGGVVLVVLLVVLAFAFVGAVMEFVFVESLRRETVEIREYWTEHWRRGLRLFGFRLVLGLIVVGSVAVLALPFVLAALGPGQGVGGVAVGAFLLLLPLFIVLAIVVGVVDGFTTVFVVPIMLREERNVLSAWRRLWGSIRQHWTQYLAYAVAGLVLSFVGGMAVAIATGVVALVLLIPFGLLAVLGVGLFVVFEPAGIAVVVVTAVLFGLAVLAAAALVQVPVQTYLRYYALLVLGDIEPGLDVVPDQRAAVRETDGDDDDDETGGSGGDEDDDGGDDGDARGGSDSGPPDDDTTVGADEDEHARWRGDDDRAADGGEDDHARWRGDEEHVGRRSSDDGTSDRPDRG; this comes from the coding sequence ATGACCCTCTACGCGCTGGAGGACGTCGACGACGCGTACCGGGCGACGCGGAACCTCCTCACGCCCATCGACCGCACCATCTGGGTGAAGCTGGCGGTCGTCGTGTTCTTCCTGGGGCTGCCTGGGGTGAGCGGCAACTCCGGCCAGTTCGGCTTCGGCGGCGACTCCGGCGGCGGGACGATGCAGCCCGGGCAGCCGTTCCAGGACCCCGGGGGCGGCTTCTGGCTGGTCGTCGGGGGCGTCGTGCTGGTGGTGCTCCTCGTCGTACTCGCGTTCGCCTTCGTCGGCGCGGTGATGGAGTTCGTCTTCGTCGAGTCGCTCCGGCGGGAGACGGTCGAGATTCGTGAGTACTGGACCGAGCACTGGCGGCGGGGGCTCCGGCTGTTCGGCTTCCGGCTGGTCCTCGGGCTGATCGTCGTCGGGAGCGTCGCCGTGCTCGCGCTGCCGTTCGTCCTCGCTGCACTCGGTCCCGGGCAGGGCGTCGGGGGGGTCGCGGTCGGCGCGTTCCTCCTGTTGCTCCCGCTGTTCATCGTACTCGCCATCGTCGTCGGCGTGGTCGACGGGTTCACCACCGTGTTCGTCGTGCCCATCATGCTGCGTGAGGAGCGCAACGTGCTCTCGGCGTGGAGACGGCTCTGGGGCTCCATCCGGCAGCACTGGACGCAGTACCTCGCCTACGCCGTCGCGGGGCTGGTGCTGTCGTTCGTCGGGGGGATGGCCGTCGCCATCGCCACCGGGGTCGTCGCGCTCGTCCTGCTGATCCCGTTCGGCCTGCTCGCCGTGCTCGGCGTCGGGCTGTTCGTGGTGTTCGAACCGGCCGGCATCGCCGTCGTCGTCGTGACCGCCGTCCTGTTCGGGCTCGCCGTCCTCGCGGCCGCCGCGCTCGTCCAGGTTCCGGTGCAGACCTATCTCAGGTACTACGCGCTGCTCGTCCTCGGCGACATCGAGCCCGGCTTGGACGTGGTACCGGACCAGCGCGCCGCGGTCCGGGAGACTGACGGCGACGACGACGACGACGAGACGGGTGGTTCCGGTGGTGACGAGGACGACGATGGCGGTGACGACGGTGACGCTCGCGGTGGCAGCGACTCCGGCCCCCCCGATGACGACACCACTGTCGGGGCCGACGAGGACGAGCACGCACGGTGGCGGGGCGACGATGACCGGGCCGCCGACGGCGGGGAGGACGACCACGCCCGCTGGCGCGGCGACGAGGAGCACGTCGGTCGCCGCTCGTCCGACGACGGCACGTCCGACCGACCGGACAGGGGGTAG
- the argS gene encoding arginine--tRNA ligase, translated as MFIAVREEVAAAIEDALDALDLPTDDLGIEEPPEDVDAVLASSVAFRLAGEVGAPPPKVAADIADEIDPDAFEYVGDVTTQGPYVNFLPSEAYFEATLSAAQDAEYGHLPDRDESVVVEHTSANPTGPVHVGRARNPIVGDAVANVLEFAGYDVERHYYVNDAGRQMAVFTWAYEHFDEDDLDSDPARDRIEYDLVRYYRKGNAFLEDGPADRVEEAEAEIQSIMQGLEEHDEETYERVSEVVDQVLSGMQTCLARLPAEFDRFVKETQFMFDGSTDDLVARLQELDEAVYEEDAWQLDLSEHGIDKKLVFLRSDGTSLYTTRDLAHHEWKFENYDRAVTVLGEDHKLQADQLRQALSLLGDDVDQLENVIFSWVNLPGGLGMSTREGTGVDLDDLLDEAIDRARDEVETRMEERIRDDDLTEDDVERIAHQVGIGAVRYDIVSKQPTKAITFEWDQALDFEAQSAPYVQYVHARCCGILDEVDSVPESVDAGVLEREESRDLLRVIARFPGVIDEAADDLEPHTVATYTREFAETFNAFYRECQVLGAEDEAVRDARIALVAAARHTVANALSTLGVAAPRSM; from the coding sequence ATGTTCATCGCCGTCCGCGAGGAGGTCGCGGCCGCCATCGAGGACGCCCTCGACGCGCTCGACCTCCCGACAGACGACCTCGGCATCGAAGAGCCGCCGGAAGACGTCGACGCCGTGCTGGCGTCGAGCGTCGCCTTCCGGCTGGCCGGCGAGGTCGGCGCACCGCCGCCGAAGGTGGCCGCCGACATCGCCGACGAGATCGACCCCGACGCGTTCGAATACGTCGGCGACGTCACCACGCAGGGCCCCTACGTCAACTTCCTCCCGAGCGAGGCGTACTTCGAGGCGACGCTGTCGGCCGCACAGGACGCGGAGTACGGCCACCTTCCCGACCGCGACGAGAGCGTCGTCGTCGAGCACACCTCCGCGAACCCGACCGGCCCCGTCCACGTCGGCCGCGCCCGCAACCCCATCGTCGGCGACGCCGTCGCGAACGTGCTGGAGTTCGCCGGCTACGACGTCGAGCGGCACTACTACGTCAACGACGCCGGCCGACAGATGGCCGTCTTCACCTGGGCCTACGAGCACTTCGACGAGGACGACCTCGACTCCGACCCGGCGCGCGACCGCATCGAGTACGACCTCGTGCGCTACTACCGCAAGGGCAACGCCTTCCTCGAGGACGGTCCCGCCGACCGGGTCGAGGAGGCCGAGGCCGAGATACAGTCCATCATGCAGGGGCTGGAGGAGCACGACGAGGAGACCTACGAACGCGTCAGCGAGGTCGTCGACCAGGTGCTCTCGGGGATGCAGACGTGCCTCGCGCGCCTCCCCGCCGAGTTCGACCGCTTCGTCAAGGAGACGCAGTTCATGTTCGACGGCTCGACCGACGACCTGGTCGCACGACTGCAGGAACTCGACGAGGCGGTCTACGAGGAGGACGCCTGGCAGCTCGACCTCTCGGAGCACGGCATCGACAAGAAGCTGGTGTTCCTGCGCTCGGACGGCACCAGCCTCTACACCACGCGCGACCTCGCCCACCACGAGTGGAAGTTCGAGAACTACGACCGTGCGGTGACCGTCCTCGGCGAGGACCACAAGCTCCAGGCCGACCAGCTCCGCCAGGCGCTCTCCCTGCTCGGCGACGACGTCGACCAGCTGGAGAACGTCATCTTCTCGTGGGTCAACCTCCCCGGCGGGCTCGGGATGTCCACCCGGGAGGGCACCGGCGTCGACCTCGACGACCTGCTCGACGAGGCCATCGACCGCGCCCGCGACGAGGTCGAGACGCGCATGGAGGAGCGCATCCGCGACGACGACCTCACCGAGGACGACGTCGAGCGCATCGCCCACCAGGTCGGCATCGGCGCGGTCCGCTACGACATCGTCTCCAAGCAGCCGACGAAGGCGATCACGTTCGAGTGGGACCAGGCGCTCGACTTCGAGGCCCAGTCCGCGCCGTACGTCCAGTACGTCCACGCGCGCTGCTGTGGCATCCTCGACGAGGTCGACTCGGTGCCCGAGTCGGTCGACGCCGGCGTCCTCGAACGCGAGGAGTCCCGCGACCTGCTCCGGGTCATCGCGCGGTTCCCCGGCGTCATCGACGAGGCCGCGGACGACCTCGAGCCCCACACCGTCGCGACCTACACCCGGGAGTTCGCGGAGACGTTCAACGCGTTCTACCGCGAGTGCCAGGTGCTCGGCGCGGAGGACGAGGCCGTGCGGGACGCGCGCATCGCGCTCGTGGCCGCGGCTCGGCACACGGTCGCCAACGCGCTGTCGACGCTGGGCGTGGCCGCACCCCGCTCGATGTGA
- the minD gene encoding cell division ATPase MinD: MNTQETVYAIASGKGGVGKTTTTVNLGTALAGAGNRVVIVDVDLGMANLAGFVSLSPEDTTLHQVLAGEADVTDATYELADGIWAVPSGIELDSYASVKTENLREVVAELREQFDYVLLDVGAGVSHETVLPLGLADAVVLVSTPEPASVQDAQKTRDLADRAGGTIAGVVLTRTRPSGDIDHEGIAEKLDVPLLVTIPEDPTVRESVYAGTPLVVHEPKSPASRAYRYLAARLVGEADPEDRPTFGEPTQSRSQAQPNRGDEGDDEGTDGASAASEDDVSAAISEIDADSETDSGQPHIDIPDAESDS, translated from the coding sequence ATGAACACGCAGGAGACGGTGTACGCCATCGCCAGCGGGAAAGGCGGCGTCGGCAAGACCACGACGACGGTGAACCTGGGCACCGCCCTCGCGGGGGCGGGCAACCGCGTCGTGATCGTCGACGTCGACCTGGGCATGGCGAACCTGGCCGGATTCGTGAGTCTCTCGCCGGAGGATACGACGCTCCATCAGGTCCTCGCCGGGGAGGCCGACGTGACGGACGCGACGTACGAGCTCGCGGACGGGATCTGGGCGGTCCCGAGCGGCATCGAGCTCGACAGCTACGCGTCCGTCAAGACGGAGAACCTCCGCGAGGTCGTGGCGGAGCTCCGCGAGCAGTTCGACTACGTCCTCCTGGACGTCGGTGCCGGCGTCAGCCACGAGACGGTCCTCCCACTCGGGCTGGCCGACGCCGTCGTGCTCGTCTCGACGCCCGAGCCGGCGTCGGTGCAGGACGCACAGAAGACCCGTGACCTGGCCGACCGGGCCGGCGGGACCATCGCCGGAGTCGTCCTCACACGCACGCGGCCGTCGGGCGATATCGACCACGAGGGCATCGCGGAGAAGCTCGACGTTCCCCTCCTCGTGACCATCCCGGAGGACCCCACGGTGCGCGAGAGCGTCTACGCGGGGACGCCGCTGGTCGTCCACGAGCCCAAGAGCCCCGCGTCCAGAGCGTACCGCTACCTCGCGGCGCGGCTCGTCGGCGAGGCCGACCCCGAGGACAGACCGACGTTCGGGGAGCCGACACAGTCTCGCTCACAGGCACAGCCGAACCGTGGGGACGAGGGTGACGACGAGGGCACCGACGGGGCCAGCGCCGCGAGCGAGGACGACGTCTCCGCGGCCATCTCCGAGATCGACGCCGACTCCGAGACCGACAGCGGACAGCCCCACATCGACATCCCCGACGCCGAGTCCGATTCGTAG
- the prf1 gene encoding peptide chain release factor aRF-1, translating to MSQQEGEESDRKKYEFRKVIEELDDYEGSGTQLVTIYVPEDRQISDVVAHVTQEHSEASNIKSKQTRTNVQDALTSIKDRLRYYKNPPENGMVLFSGAVDSGGGQTDMVTKVLEGPPQPVESFRYHCDSAFLTEPLEHMLADKGLYGLVVLDRREANVGWLRGKRVEPVKSASSLVPGKQRKGGQSAQRFARLRLEAIDNFYQEVAEMANDLFVPERHDLQGVLVGGPSPTKDEFLDGDYLHHELQDKVLGKFDVAYTDESGLYDLVDAAEDVLADAEIMEDKELMQDFFKQLHDGNKATYGFEPTRENLVMGSVETLLISEDLRKDVVTYDCGGTDEYELIDSRKNTPTHTCDDGTEVEAEGREDAIEFLINIAEQRGTETKFISTDFEKGDQLYNAFGGIAGLLRYSTGV from the coding sequence ATGAGTCAGCAGGAGGGCGAGGAGTCCGACCGCAAGAAGTACGAGTTCCGGAAGGTGATCGAGGAACTCGACGACTACGAGGGGTCGGGCACGCAGCTCGTCACCATCTACGTCCCCGAGGACCGGCAGATCAGCGACGTGGTCGCCCACGTCACACAGGAGCACAGCGAGGCGTCGAACATCAAGTCGAAGCAGACCCGGACGAACGTCCAGGACGCCCTCACCAGCATCAAGGACCGGCTGCGCTACTACAAGAACCCACCCGAGAACGGCATGGTGCTGTTCTCGGGCGCGGTCGACTCCGGCGGCGGCCAGACCGACATGGTCACCAAGGTGCTGGAGGGGCCGCCCCAGCCCGTCGAGTCGTTCCGCTACCACTGCGACTCGGCGTTCCTCACCGAGCCGCTGGAGCACATGCTCGCGGACAAGGGCCTCTACGGCCTCGTCGTGCTCGACCGGCGCGAGGCCAACGTCGGCTGGCTCCGGGGCAAGCGCGTCGAGCCCGTCAAGTCCGCCTCCTCGCTGGTCCCGGGCAAGCAGCGCAAGGGTGGCCAGTCAGCACAGCGGTTCGCCCGGCTGCGCCTCGAGGCCATCGACAACTTCTACCAGGAGGTCGCCGAGATGGCCAACGACCTGTTCGTCCCCGAGCGCCACGACCTCCAGGGCGTGCTCGTCGGTGGCCCCTCCCCGACGAAGGACGAGTTCCTCGACGGCGACTACCTCCACCACGAGCTCCAGGACAAGGTGCTCGGCAAGTTCGACGTGGCCTACACCGACGAGTCCGGCCTCTACGACCTCGTCGACGCCGCCGAGGACGTGCTCGCCGACGCCGAGATCATGGAGGACAAGGAGCTCATGCAGGACTTCTTCAAGCAGCTCCACGACGGCAACAAGGCCACCTACGGCTTCGAGCCGACCCGCGAGAACCTCGTCATGGGCTCGGTCGAGACGCTGCTCATCTCCGAGGACCTCCGCAAGGACGTCGTCACCTACGACTGCGGCGGGACCGACGAGTACGAGCTCATCGACTCCCGGAAGAACACGCCCACCCACACCTGCGACGACGGCACCGAGGTCGAGGCGGAGGGGCGCGAGGACGCCATCGAGTTCCTCATCAACATCGCCGAACAGCGCGGCACCGAGACGAAGTTCATCTCTACCGACTTCGAGAAGGGCGACCAGCTCTACAACGCCTTCGGCGGCATCGCCGGTCTGCTGCGGTACTCTACGGGAGTCTAA
- a CDS encoding helix-turn-helix transcriptional regulator, translating to MVDDLARTLHRRSDLLALLVTEPLDKRALEERVESSRSTIDRGIRDLEAAGLVERTNGGYAATVSGRLAAESRAAHVAELDGLDRAGPLIDLLDDDGELGREMLAGVEVERAEPPSPAAPLDRLKETIRRSDRYLGMSAMDTGTGFGQFFHDQVVEEGLDLSFVFTHEMADHLESNLGEKLPPMREERFEMRAVDDLPFGLGVGFADDWAVAAVLVYGPSSRLAGILFNENLVAVEWATGVFDRYSARAETVPP from the coding sequence ATGGTCGACGACCTGGCACGGACGCTGCACCGGCGGAGCGACCTGCTCGCGTTGCTGGTCACGGAACCGCTGGACAAACGCGCTCTCGAGGAGCGCGTCGAGTCCTCGCGCTCCACCATCGACCGGGGCATCCGCGACCTCGAAGCGGCCGGGCTGGTCGAGCGGACGAACGGCGGCTACGCGGCGACCGTCTCGGGGCGACTCGCCGCCGAATCGCGCGCGGCCCACGTCGCCGAACTCGACGGCCTGGACCGCGCCGGTCCGCTGATCGACCTGCTGGACGACGACGGCGAACTCGGCCGGGAGATGCTGGCCGGCGTCGAGGTCGAGCGGGCCGAACCGCCGTCGCCGGCCGCGCCGCTTGACCGGCTGAAGGAGACCATCCGCCGGTCCGACCGCTACCTGGGGATGTCGGCGATGGACACCGGCACCGGGTTCGGCCAGTTCTTCCACGACCAGGTGGTCGAGGAGGGACTCGACCTCTCGTTCGTGTTCACCCACGAGATGGCCGACCACCTGGAGTCGAACCTCGGCGAAAAACTCCCCCCGATGCGGGAGGAGCGCTTCGAGATGCGTGCTGTCGACGACCTCCCCTTCGGTCTCGGCGTGGGCTTCGCCGACGACTGGGCCGTGGCGGCCGTCCTCGTCTACGGCCCCTCGTCCCGACTCGCCGGCATCCTGTTCAACGAGAACCTGGTCGCCGTCGAGTGGGCGACCGGGGTGTTCGACAGGTACAGCGCGCGTGCCGAGACTGTTCCCCCGTAG
- a CDS encoding DUF6276 family protein, which translates to MQCSNCRSETVKFTVPDDVSEFAPGNGSAAAICTSCLRVYAVESADDDADLTEVSEAFDVDGEAAVEMALVVGLLSSLALNRSKIELLLERVEDHGVDPMLVLEELEADASLKPSVAIGRRRSQLEQLMG; encoded by the coding sequence ATGCAATGTTCGAACTGTCGCTCTGAGACGGTGAAGTTCACCGTCCCCGACGACGTCTCGGAGTTCGCACCCGGCAACGGCTCCGCGGCGGCCATCTGTACGTCCTGTCTACGCGTCTACGCCGTGGAGTCGGCCGACGACGACGCGGACCTCACCGAGGTCAGCGAGGCGTTCGACGTGGACGGCGAGGCCGCCGTCGAGATGGCACTGGTCGTCGGGCTGCTCTCCTCGCTCGCGCTGAACCGTTCGAAGATCGAGCTCCTGCTCGAACGCGTCGAGGATCACGGCGTCGATCCGATGCTCGTCCTCGAAGAGCTGGAAGCCGACGCGAGCCTGAAACCCTCCGTCGCCATCGGCCGCCGCCGCAGTCAACTAGAGCAGCTCATGGGTTGA
- a CDS encoding V-type ATP synthase subunit D, with product MAKDVKPTRKNLMAIEDRIELSERGHDTLEQKRDGLIMEFMDILDEAQDVRSNLESDYDTAQKKINMARAMEGDVAVRGAAAALKEHPEITTESNNIMGVVVPQIESSKVKKSLGERGYGVLGTSARIDEAAEAYEELLESIILAAEVETAMKKMLTEIETTKRRVNALEFKLLPELKGNQEFIEQKLEEQEREEIFRMKKIKDKKEAEEAELEAEAEREREAVSAD from the coding sequence ATGGCCAAGGACGTCAAGCCCACTCGCAAGAACTTGATGGCGATAGAGGACCGCATCGAGTTGTCCGAGCGGGGCCACGACACGCTGGAGCAGAAGCGCGACGGCCTCATCATGGAGTTCATGGACATCCTCGACGAGGCACAGGACGTCCGTTCGAACCTGGAGTCGGACTACGACACCGCCCAGAAGAAGATCAACATGGCCCGTGCCATGGAGGGCGACGTCGCGGTCCGTGGGGCTGCAGCGGCACTGAAGGAACACCCCGAGATCACCACCGAGTCGAACAACATCATGGGCGTGGTCGTCCCGCAGATCGAGTCCTCGAAGGTGAAGAAGTCCCTCGGCGAGCGCGGCTACGGCGTGCTGGGCACCTCGGCCCGCATCGACGAGGCCGCCGAGGCCTACGAGGAACTGCTGGAGAGCATCATCCTCGCCGCGGAGGTCGAGACGGCGATGAAGAAGATGCTCACCGAGATCGAGACGACGAAGCGCCGCGTCAACGCACTGGAGTTCAAGCTCCTGCCCGAGCTCAAGGGGAACCAGGAGTTCATCGAGCAGAAGCTCGAGGAGCAAGAGCGCGAGGAGATCTTCCGGATGAAGAAGATCAAGGACAAGAAGGAGGCCGAGGAGGCCGAGCTCGAGGCCGAGGCGGAGCGCGAGCGAGAGGCCGTCAGCGCGGACTGA
- a CDS encoding zinc ribbon domain-containing protein, whose translation MSPPPTDGYDDGCPKCGHRETEIDEISTTGSGLSKMFDIQNRRFKVISCVNCGYAELYKGTSDGDLADLFLG comes from the coding sequence ATGAGCCCTCCACCCACCGACGGCTACGACGACGGCTGTCCGAAGTGCGGCCACCGCGAGACGGAGATCGACGAGATATCGACCACCGGCTCCGGCCTCTCGAAGATGTTCGACATCCAGAACCGCCGGTTCAAGGTCATCTCCTGCGTGAACTGCGGCTACGCCGAGCTGTACAAGGGGACCTCCGACGGCGACCTGGCCGACCTGTTCCTCGGATAG
- a CDS encoding ATP synthase subunit B, translated as MKEYQTITEISGPLVFAEVDEDIGYDEIVEIETPNGDIKRGQILESSSGLVAIQVFEGTEGIDTNSSVRFLGETMKMPVTEDLLGRVLDGSGNPIDGGPDIVPDERRDIVGAAINPYAREYPEEFIQTGISGIDGMNTLVRGQKLPIFSASGLPHNDLALQIARQATVPEEDEGEEDEGGSEFAVVFGAMGITAEEANEFMADFERTGALERSVVFMNLADDPAVERTVTPRLALTTAEYLAFDKGYHVLVILTDMTNYCEALREIGAAREEVPGRRGYPGYMYTDLAQLYERAGRLKGVEGSITQIPILTMPGDDDTHPIPDLTGYITEGQIMMDRDLESQGLKPPINVLPSLSRLMDDGIGEGLTRADHGGVSDQLYAAYAEGQDLRDLVNIVGREALSERDNKYLDFADQFESDFIDQGFDTNRDIDETLNIGWDLLSTLPKTELNRVDEELIEKYYQEDTEAEAVEA; from the coding sequence ATGAAGGAGTATCAGACAATCACGGAGATCAGCGGTCCGCTGGTGTTCGCCGAGGTCGACGAGGATATCGGCTACGACGAGATCGTCGAGATCGAGACCCCGAACGGCGACATCAAGCGCGGTCAGATCCTCGAATCCAGCAGCGGCCTCGTGGCCATCCAGGTGTTCGAGGGGACCGAGGGTATCGACACGAACTCGTCCGTCCGCTTCCTGGGCGAGACGATGAAGATGCCCGTCACCGAGGACCTCCTCGGGCGGGTGCTCGACGGCTCCGGCAACCCCATCGACGGCGGCCCGGACATCGTCCCCGACGAGCGTCGGGACATCGTCGGTGCAGCTATCAACCCGTACGCACGGGAGTACCCCGAGGAGTTCATCCAGACGGGTATCTCGGGGATCGACGGTATGAACACGCTGGTGCGCGGCCAGAAGCTGCCGATCTTCTCGGCGTCCGGCCTGCCGCACAACGACCTCGCACTCCAGATCGCCCGGCAGGCGACCGTGCCGGAGGAGGACGAGGGCGAGGAGGACGAGGGCGGCTCCGAGTTCGCAGTCGTCTTCGGCGCGATGGGTATCACCGCCGAGGAGGCGAACGAGTTCATGGCCGACTTCGAGCGCACCGGTGCACTCGAGCGTTCGGTCGTCTTCATGAACCTCGCGGACGACCCCGCAGTCGAGCGGACGGTCACGCCGCGTCTCGCCCTGACGACCGCGGAGTACCTCGCCTTCGACAAGGGGTACCACGTGCTCGTCATCCTGACGGACATGACCAACTACTGTGAGGCGCTGCGCGAGATCGGTGCCGCACGCGAGGAGGTGCCGGGTCGCCGTGGCTACCCCGGCTACATGTACACCGACCTCGCCCAGCTGTACGAGCGCGCCGGCCGCCTGAAGGGCGTCGAGGGCTCCATCACGCAGATCCCCATCCTCACGATGCCGGGTGACGACGACACGCACCCGATCCCGGACCTGACCGGCTACATCACCGAGGGCCAGATCATGATGGACCGCGACCTGGAGAGCCAGGGCCTGAAGCCGCCGATCAACGTCCTGCCCAGCCTCTCCCGGCTGATGGACGACGGTATCGGCGAGGGGCTCACCCGTGCGGACCACGGTGGCGTCTCCGACCAGCTCTACGCCGCGTACGCGGAGGGCCAGGACCTGCGCGACCTCGTGAACATCGTCGGTCGCGAGGCACTGTCCGAGCGCGACAACAAGTACCTCGACTTCGCGGACCAGTTCGAGTCCGACTTCATCGACCAGGGCTTCGATACGAACCGCGACATCGACGAGACGCTGAACATCGGCTGGGACCTCCTCTCGACGCTCCCGAAGACGGAGCTCAACCGTGTCGACGAGGAGCTCATCGAGAAGTACTACCAGGAAGACACCGAGGCCGAGGCCGTCGAGGCCTGA